One part of the Streptomyces sp. AM 2-1-1 genome encodes these proteins:
- a CDS encoding DUF5959 family protein, with amino-acid sequence MSIKVTEEQPTASSAPWRSFVDIRLELYLLPHDLDQWQRQLSHLVPGAGATLGGDRGPSLTLGLYENGWLSIEVRDPDRLNALLGLAPTGNWVDEHHDRLQRVRPA; translated from the coding sequence ATGTCAATAAAGGTGACGGAGGAGCAACCCACCGCCTCATCCGCTCCGTGGCGGAGCTTCGTGGACATCCGGCTGGAGCTGTACCTCCTCCCCCACGACCTCGACCAGTGGCAGCGCCAACTCTCGCACCTGGTGCCGGGCGCGGGAGCCACCCTCGGAGGAGATCGCGGGCCCTCCCTCACCCTCGGGCTGTACGAGAACGGCTGGCTGTCGATCGAGGTCCGCGATCCGGACCGCCTCAACGCGCTCCTCGGGCTCGCGCCCACGGGGAACTGGGTCGACGAGCACCACGACCGTCTCCAGCGGGTCCGGCCGGCCTGA
- a CDS encoding mucoidy inhibitor MuiA family protein: protein MSTDPGPIALPVTAVTCLEDRAQVERAVVLDLEAGVRRLRLGPVSALAVDRSLHAELAAPHSVTVLDIRIVRTWTPRGPRPLTDEDSVLRHRLRALDEERPVLERRRDRLLTRLDLLGRLAADLLREIGEGAGSGESEQARWVGELDRVDGERDTYGEELRCLKARLTALDEEATQAREALFRTEEEPPELVGHIELTVGAAAAGPARLRLSHLVPCALWRPAYRAVLDGDSLTLETDAMVWQRTGEEWSDVPLTLSTARSASAGEPPRLTEDRLTLRDRPAAERRTVEVELREEETATLGPAPVLGLPGVDDGGEARVLRSPAPVSVPGDGRAHRVPLSAFTADAHAEYVCSPELSPLVTQVVRCDNGSGHALLAGPVDLVRDSGFVGRGTLDFTAPGNPVELAFGSRDDVHVVRETEESRDTTGLTQRTVVTRTVRLHLSRFSAPGERNPHVVTLLERVPVSEVAAVEVELREEACSPAPDAIDADGIARWAISLPPGGRRTVTLAYALSASAKVTGV from the coding sequence ATGTCCACGGACCCGGGGCCGATCGCCCTCCCCGTCACCGCCGTCACCTGTCTCGAAGACCGGGCGCAGGTCGAGCGTGCCGTCGTCCTCGACCTGGAAGCGGGGGTGCGGCGGCTGCGTCTCGGCCCGGTCAGCGCATTGGCCGTCGACCGCAGCCTGCACGCCGAACTGGCCGCTCCGCACTCCGTGACCGTTCTCGACATCCGGATCGTCCGCACGTGGACGCCGCGCGGACCGCGCCCGCTCACCGACGAGGACTCCGTCCTGCGCCACCGCCTGCGCGCCCTCGACGAGGAACGGCCCGTCCTGGAGCGGCGGCGCGACCGGCTGCTGACCCGTCTCGACCTGCTCGGACGTCTCGCCGCCGATCTGCTGAGGGAGATCGGCGAAGGCGCGGGCTCCGGGGAGAGCGAACAGGCCCGCTGGGTGGGCGAACTGGACCGGGTGGACGGGGAGCGCGACACGTACGGAGAAGAACTCCGTTGTCTGAAGGCCCGGTTGACCGCGCTCGACGAAGAAGCAACCCAGGCGCGCGAGGCCCTGTTCCGCACCGAGGAGGAGCCCCCCGAGCTGGTCGGCCACATCGAGCTGACCGTCGGGGCAGCGGCGGCAGGGCCCGCGCGGCTGCGTCTGAGCCACCTCGTCCCGTGCGCGCTGTGGCGGCCCGCCTACCGGGCTGTTCTCGACGGGGATTCACTGACGCTGGAGACGGACGCGATGGTCTGGCAGCGCACCGGCGAGGAGTGGTCGGACGTACCGCTGACGCTGTCGACGGCCCGCTCGGCGTCGGCCGGAGAACCTCCGCGGCTGACCGAGGACCGGCTGACGCTGCGGGACCGCCCGGCGGCGGAGCGCCGTACGGTCGAGGTCGAGCTGCGCGAGGAGGAGACAGCGACGCTCGGCCCGGCTCCCGTGCTGGGACTCCCGGGGGTGGACGACGGTGGCGAGGCACGGGTGCTGAGGTCGCCCGCGCCGGTCTCCGTACCCGGCGACGGCCGCGCCCACCGCGTACCGCTCTCGGCGTTCACCGCCGACGCCCACGCCGAGTACGTCTGTTCACCGGAGCTGTCTCCGCTGGTCACGCAGGTGGTGCGGTGCGACAACGGGTCCGGCCACGCTCTGCTCGCCGGTCCGGTGGACCTGGTCCGCGACAGCGGGTTCGTCGGCCGCGGCACGCTGGACTTCACCGCGCCCGGCAATCCCGTCGAGCTGGCCTTCGGCAGCCGCGACGACGTCCACGTCGTCCGGGAGACCGAGGAGTCCCGTGACACCACCGGTCTCACCCAGCGGACCGTGGTGACGCGCACGGTACGGCTCCACCTGTCGCGGTTCTCCGCACCCGGGGAGCGGAACCCCCACGTCGTCACCCTCCTCGAACGCGTCCCGGTCTCCGAGGTCGCCGCGGTGGAGGTCGAGCTCCGCGAGGAGGCGTGCTCCCCCGCTCCCGACGCGATCGATGCCGACGGCATCGCCCGCTGGGCCATCAGCCTCCCGCCCGGAGGCCGGCGCACCGTCACCCTCGCGTACGCACTCTCGGCGAGCGCCAAGGTCACCGGAGTCTGA
- a CDS encoding XRE family transcriptional regulator: protein MAETEAALRTLAHNVRAARTRAGLSLDELGRRAKVSKGALVALEKAQGNPNFATLVRLADTLGASVSALVEGRSEERVRVVSAATVMPLWKGERGSEARLMLTTGGPAATEVWRWTLVPGEEYPSHPHQAGVVETVNVTAGRMVLVVNGTDHPIEAGQTAAFDADAPHTYRGSGTETCHLIMTVHLPPGPA, encoded by the coding sequence ATGGCCGAGACCGAAGCCGCACTGCGGACGCTCGCTCACAACGTCCGCGCGGCCCGCACCCGCGCCGGACTGTCCCTCGACGAACTCGGCCGCCGCGCCAAGGTCAGCAAGGGGGCCCTGGTCGCCCTGGAGAAGGCCCAGGGCAATCCGAACTTCGCCACCCTGGTCCGCCTCGCCGACACCCTCGGCGCCTCCGTTTCCGCCCTGGTGGAGGGGCGGTCCGAGGAACGCGTCCGGGTGGTGAGCGCCGCCACCGTCATGCCCCTGTGGAAGGGCGAGCGCGGCAGCGAAGCCAGGCTGATGCTGACCACCGGCGGGCCGGCAGCCACCGAGGTCTGGCGGTGGACGCTGGTCCCCGGCGAGGAATATCCCAGCCATCCCCACCAGGCCGGCGTCGTGGAGACCGTCAACGTCACCGCAGGTCGGATGGTGCTCGTCGTCAACGGCACCGACCACCCCATCGAGGCGGGGCAGACCGCCGCCTTCGACGCTGACGCCCCCCATACCTACCGCGGCTCCGGCACCGAGACCTGTCACCTGATCATGACCGTCCACCTGCCCCCCGGCCCCGCGTAG
- a CDS encoding phenylalanine--tRNA ligase beta subunit-related protein: MTTFRISPAVADAFADTLIAVVTATGLRGREPWPATTTVLEDLERQLADSTWAPADEADPRIEAWHTAYRSFGSNPRRIRPSVDALGRRMAKKGTLPRINPAVDSYNAVSVRHGLPAGAFDLDQVTGDVEIRYADGSETFTPLGEPETVENPKPGEIVYADTTDVLTRHWNHRDAHRTRVTEDSTHVAFVLETLHHARDGHLLETAAGELRNLLTEHAAGSTVHYLSPAHPQVSV, translated from the coding sequence GTGACCACCTTCCGCATCAGCCCCGCAGTCGCCGACGCCTTCGCCGACACCCTCATCGCCGTCGTCACCGCCACCGGTCTGCGCGGCCGGGAACCCTGGCCGGCCACCACGACCGTCCTGGAAGATCTGGAGCGGCAACTCGCGGACAGCACCTGGGCCCCCGCCGACGAGGCCGATCCGCGTATCGAGGCGTGGCACACCGCCTACCGCTCCTTCGGCTCCAACCCCCGCCGCATCCGCCCCAGCGTCGACGCGCTGGGCCGCCGCATGGCCAAGAAGGGCACCCTGCCCCGGATCAACCCGGCCGTCGACTCCTACAACGCCGTCTCCGTCCGCCACGGCCTGCCCGCCGGCGCCTTCGACCTCGACCAGGTCACCGGCGACGTCGAGATCCGCTACGCCGACGGCTCCGAGACCTTCACCCCGCTCGGCGAACCCGAGACCGTCGAGAACCCCAAGCCCGGCGAGATCGTCTACGCCGACACCACCGACGTGCTCACCCGCCACTGGAACCACCGCGACGCCCATCGCACCCGTGTCACCGAAGACTCCACCCACGTCGCCTTCGTCCTGGAGACCCTTCACCACGCCCGCGACGGACACCTTCTCGAGACCGCCGCCGGCGAGCTGCGGAACCTGCTCACCGAGCACGCCGCAGGAAGCACCGTCCACTACCTCAGCCCCGCACACCCGCAGGTCAGCGTCTGA
- a CDS encoding sortase yields MRDTRIGAGICLAVGLLALAAPAAAGAASDPAGEQTIRISPASASPGSRVTVSTRACGKETYGKGTSEAAGAFHLFEGDRKGVLVGEFEVPDDARAGTDTVTVKCPPRVLMTGTYRIADRTPSGGVDAGFGVPANHGAQLAAGGILLAGAAAGAVVRVRRRSAAARG; encoded by the coding sequence ATGCGCGACACACGCATCGGTGCGGGTATCTGTCTGGCCGTGGGTCTGCTGGCCCTCGCGGCCCCGGCCGCCGCGGGAGCGGCGTCCGACCCCGCCGGTGAACAGACCATCCGCATCAGCCCGGCGAGCGCCTCACCCGGCTCACGCGTCACCGTCAGCACCAGGGCCTGCGGCAAGGAGACCTACGGCAAGGGGACCTCCGAGGCGGCGGGCGCCTTCCACCTCTTCGAGGGGGACCGCAAGGGGGTGCTCGTCGGGGAGTTCGAGGTACCGGACGACGCCCGGGCCGGGACCGACACCGTCACCGTGAAGTGCCCCCCGCGCGTCCTGATGACGGGTACCTACCGGATCGCCGACCGTACGCCGTCGGGCGGGGTGGACGCCGGATTCGGCGTCCCCGCCAACCACGGCGCGCAGCTCGCCGCGGGCGGCATCCTGCTCGCCGGGGCGGCGGCCGGGGCCGTGGTCCGGGTGCGCCGCCGGTCGGCCGCGGCCCGCGGCTGA
- a CDS encoding glycoside hydrolase family 43 protein: MNPLRRACGLLALVLAGLLTVVMSVTSAEPARASQTSMRAADPSVLRVGSTYVSVQSAGGGIAVRKASSTDALASAPARQVWSDPRGLGEVWAPEVVRDGGRYYIYFTAGRGAAHRMYVISSAAPDSGYTAETQLALPDGKWAIDGTMFTFGGQRWFVWSGWSGDTNVEQNLYIARMSSPTTPTGTRHVISQPREGWERVVGNPYINEAPEAIKDPNGQLHIVYSANGSWSDQYCLAELRLRAGGDPTYVWDWYKSNGCLFGSNRATMMSGWDPTQQVNGPGHHSFVLLDGDINTSPPAGPRFPLMFHAVPKGTPYSWDNRFWYTGTFCWWGGTTYSRANVPGANSDTGWSLKFFE; encoded by the coding sequence ATGAATCCTCTTCGCCGTGCGTGCGGCCTGCTCGCCCTCGTTCTCGCAGGGCTCCTCACCGTCGTGATGTCCGTGACGTCGGCGGAGCCCGCCCGGGCTTCTCAGACGAGCATGCGGGCCGCCGACCCGAGCGTGCTCCGGGTCGGCTCCACCTATGTCTCCGTGCAGTCGGCAGGAGGAGGCATCGCCGTCCGGAAGGCGTCGTCGACGGACGCCCTCGCCTCCGCACCCGCGCGGCAGGTCTGGTCCGACCCCCGTGGCCTCGGTGAGGTCTGGGCCCCGGAGGTCGTACGGGACGGCGGCCGGTACTACATCTACTTCACTGCCGGCAGGGGCGCCGCGCACCGGATGTACGTGATCAGCTCGGCCGCCCCCGACAGTGGCTACACCGCCGAGACGCAACTCGCCCTGCCCGACGGTAAATGGGCCATCGATGGCACGATGTTCACCTTCGGCGGGCAACGCTGGTTCGTGTGGTCCGGCTGGTCCGGGGACACCAACGTCGAGCAGAACCTCTACATCGCCCGGATGAGCAGCCCCACCACGCCGACCGGTACCCGTCACGTCATCTCCCAGCCCCGGGAGGGCTGGGAGCGGGTGGTAGGCAATCCCTACATCAACGAGGCCCCCGAGGCGATCAAGGACCCGAACGGTCAACTGCACATCGTGTACTCCGCCAACGGCAGCTGGAGCGACCAGTACTGCCTGGCCGAGCTGCGGCTGCGGGCCGGAGGCGACCCGACGTACGTGTGGGACTGGTACAAGTCGAACGGCTGCCTCTTCGGCTCCAACCGCGCCACGATGATGTCCGGTTGGGATCCCACGCAGCAGGTGAACGGTCCCGGGCACCACAGCTTCGTGCTGCTGGACGGGGACATCAACACCAGTCCGCCGGCCGGTCCGCGGTTCCCGCTGATGTTCCACGCGGTCCCGAAGGGAACGCCGTACTCCTGGGACAACCGGTTCTGGTACACCGGCACCTTCTGCTGGTGGGGCGGTACGACGTACAGCCGCGCCAACGTACCCGGAGCCAACTCCGACACCGGCTGGAGCCTCAAGTTCTTCGAGTGA
- a CDS encoding alpha-L-arabinofuranosidase B gives MRGLRSLLRRRVAALTAALAAVLVAGALSGTAVSQAATSQPCDLYAGGGTPCVAAHSTTRALYGSYNGALYQVRRASDNTTRDIGVLSAGGYANAAAQDSFCARTSCVITVVYDQTGRNNRLTQAPPGGFEGPAAGGYDKLANATMAPVTLNGNRAYGVFVSPGTGYRNNATNGIATGDQPEGMYAILDGTHYNDGCCFDYGNAETNSRDNGNGTMEAIYFGNSRGWGSGAGNGPWVMADLENGLFSGVNTGYNANDPTVSHRFLTAIVKGEPNHWAIRAANAQSGALSTYYNGVRPNAAGYNPMKKEGAIILGIGGDNSVSAAGTFYEGVMTSGYPTDATENAVQANIVAAGYAQGSGGGTALNSGSSVSLRATTSCCTTSYLSHSGANVGTTALTSASSATDNANASWIVRPGLANSACRSFESRNTPGSYLRHQNYQLYLHPNDSTALFANDATFCSQAGVNGQGNSLVSYNFADRSIRHYGNTGYVASNGGPHTFDAAALWPDDVSWAVVAAWTP, from the coding sequence ATGAGAGGACTCCGGTCCCTTCTCCGACGCCGTGTCGCCGCGCTGACGGCGGCCCTGGCCGCCGTGCTCGTCGCGGGGGCCCTGTCGGGCACCGCGGTCTCCCAGGCCGCGACCTCCCAGCCCTGCGATCTGTACGCCGGCGGCGGCACGCCCTGCGTCGCCGCGCACAGCACCACCCGGGCCCTGTACGGCTCCTACAACGGGGCGCTCTACCAAGTACGCCGCGCCTCGGACAACACCACCCGCGACATCGGGGTCCTCAGTGCCGGGGGTTACGCGAACGCCGCCGCACAGGACTCGTTCTGCGCCAGGACCAGCTGCGTCATCACGGTCGTCTACGACCAGACCGGCCGCAACAACCGCCTCACCCAGGCTCCCCCGGGCGGCTTCGAAGGCCCGGCGGCGGGGGGTTACGACAAGCTCGCCAACGCCACGATGGCGCCGGTCACCCTCAACGGCAACCGCGCCTACGGCGTCTTCGTCTCGCCCGGGACGGGCTACCGCAACAACGCCACCAACGGGATCGCCACCGGTGACCAGCCCGAAGGCATGTACGCGATCCTCGACGGCACGCACTACAACGACGGCTGCTGCTTCGACTACGGCAATGCGGAGACCAACAGCCGCGACAACGGCAACGGCACCATGGAGGCCATCTACTTCGGCAACAGCCGGGGCTGGGGTTCCGGTGCGGGCAACGGTCCCTGGGTGATGGCCGACCTGGAGAACGGCCTGTTCTCCGGCGTCAACACCGGCTACAACGCGAACGACCCGACGGTGAGCCACCGCTTCCTCACCGCGATCGTCAAGGGCGAGCCGAACCACTGGGCGATCCGGGCCGCGAACGCCCAGTCCGGCGCGCTCTCCACCTACTACAACGGAGTCCGGCCGAACGCCGCCGGCTACAACCCGATGAAGAAGGAGGGTGCGATCATCCTCGGCATCGGCGGCGACAACAGCGTGAGCGCCGCGGGCACCTTCTACGAGGGCGTCATGACCTCCGGGTATCCCACCGACGCGACCGAGAACGCCGTGCAGGCCAACATCGTCGCGGCCGGCTACGCGCAGGGCTCGGGCGGCGGCACCGCCCTCAACTCCGGCTCCTCCGTCTCGCTGCGGGCGACCACCTCCTGCTGCACCACCAGCTACCTCAGCCACTCCGGCGCGAACGTCGGCACCACCGCCCTCACCTCCGCGAGTTCGGCGACCGACAATGCGAACGCCTCCTGGATCGTCCGGCCGGGCCTGGCGAACAGCGCCTGCCGGTCCTTCGAGTCGAGGAACACGCCCGGCAGTTACCTGCGCCACCAGAACTACCAGCTCTACCTGCACCCCAACGACAGCACCGCGCTCTTCGCCAACGACGCCACCTTCTGCTCCCAGGCAGGCGTGAACGGCCAGGGCAACTCGCTGGTCTCGTACAACTTCGCCGACCGCTCCATCCGCCACTACGGCAACACCGGATACGTCGCGTCCAACGGCGGCCCCCACACCTTCGACGCCGCGGCCCTGTGGCCCGACGACGTCAGCTGGGCAGTCGTCGCCGCCTGGACCCCCTGA
- a CDS encoding putative immunity protein produces the protein MTTPSGDFELTVDELRVVVLYVLESAEEVLPVFEETDPGDPRPRAAIDAAREFANGARRTKLQRITSSAAHRAAREATTEAARLAARAAADAASAAYLHPLAKATQVGHILRAAACAARVGELNAGDDVAVGLRLIEKSRQRATPVLLDVLHRYPPAPTGKSRTAQLMTVLDTSLRMMPRHVAG, from the coding sequence GTGACGACCCCATCCGGTGACTTCGAACTGACCGTGGACGAACTGCGCGTGGTCGTCCTCTACGTTCTGGAGAGCGCCGAGGAGGTCCTTCCCGTCTTCGAGGAGACGGATCCCGGTGATCCTCGACCTCGTGCCGCCATCGACGCCGCACGAGAGTTTGCGAACGGCGCCAGAAGGACCAAACTCCAGCGCATCACCTCCTCGGCCGCGCACCGGGCAGCGAGGGAGGCGACCACGGAGGCCGCACGGCTGGCAGCGCGCGCTGCGGCCGATGCCGCCTCGGCGGCCTACCTCCATCCGCTCGCGAAAGCCACCCAAGTGGGTCACATTCTGAGAGCTGCGGCGTGCGCCGCGCGCGTAGGAGAGTTGAACGCGGGCGACGACGTCGCCGTCGGGCTGAGGCTGATCGAGAAGTCCCGACAACGCGCCACACCCGTACTTCTCGATGTCCTGCACCGATACCCTCCGGCGCCGACCGGCAAGAGCCGTACCGCACAGCTCATGACCGTCCTGGACACGTCGCTGCGCATGATGCCCCGCCACGTCGCGGGGTGA
- a CDS encoding class F sortase gives MESGQRTSTSPPSFPAVKHLVWAVVAGAVLVVNGMRDDRPPQPPGPPAVAAPPVAEAPVAAVPPALAETPDYLAPPPVSETPVYLASRYPALRPASLVRRPTGPPVLVPRLPVRPAPLRPLPARTRPTGPVPAPGRPLPAPGDTATPAAVGPLAPSPPLRLRIPQLEVDSPMMELGLDAAGALETPPDNNPVLSGWYADGTVPGSVGTAVTTGHVDTRLGPGVFYALGALREGATVEIVRTDRSVAVFTVYAVEAYSKKDFPDEKVYGPSSRPELRVITCGGEYDRKSGYRDNVVVFAALTSSR, from the coding sequence ATGGAATCCGGGCAGAGGACCAGCACGTCACCCCCGTCGTTCCCGGCGGTGAAACACCTCGTCTGGGCGGTGGTGGCGGGGGCCGTGCTGGTCGTCAACGGCATGCGGGACGACCGGCCGCCGCAGCCTCCCGGCCCGCCGGCCGTCGCCGCGCCCCCCGTCGCCGAGGCTCCGGTGGCCGCGGTCCCACCGGCCCTCGCCGAAACCCCGGACTACCTGGCCCCACCCCCCGTCTCCGAGACGCCGGTGTACCTGGCGTCCCGCTATCCGGCGCTCCGGCCGGCCTCCCTGGTGCGCCGGCCCACGGGCCCGCCGGTGCTCGTCCCCCGGCTCCCGGTCCGTCCCGCGCCGCTGCGGCCCCTGCCGGCCCGTACCCGTCCGACGGGTCCCGTTCCGGCCCCGGGACGCCCGCTGCCGGCCCCGGGCGACACGGCGACGCCCGCCGCCGTGGGGCCGCTCGCACCGTCCCCGCCGCTGCGACTGCGCATTCCCCAGCTCGAGGTGGACTCGCCGATGATGGAGCTGGGGCTCGACGCGGCGGGCGCTCTGGAGACCCCGCCCGACAACAACCCGGTGCTGAGCGGCTGGTACGCCGACGGGACGGTACCGGGTTCGGTGGGCACCGCCGTCACCACCGGACACGTCGACACCCGGCTCGGTCCCGGGGTCTTCTACGCGCTGGGGGCCCTGCGCGAGGGGGCAACCGTCGAGATCGTCCGGACCGATCGGAGCGTCGCCGTGTTCACGGTGTACGCCGTCGAGGCCTACAGCAAGAAGGACTTCCCGGACGAGAAGGTCTACGGGCCCTCGTCCCGGCCCGAGTTGCGGGTGATCACCTGCGGTGGCGAGTACGACAGGAAGTCCGGCTACCGGGACAACGTCGTGGTCTTCGCCGCCCTGACCTCCTCGCGGTGA
- a CDS encoding DMT family transporter, with protein MIALLLALGSSLSYGCADFLGGLGARKAHVLRTVMIAAPASLAVELLLWPFFGASFAPVTLAWGAASGVASAAAFALLYRTLAIGPMNVLSPVTALISAMLPVGVGLLQGEHLGAAGLIGLPLALAAVVLVSAGRGAGSARPARAALLMAFGAGAAIALQLIFLHQAPSDSGVGPLIVGRAVSSAVTLTAAGAMYQRLGSEKPAYAMSAAAGVLDSVANLLFLLAARGGDLAVVAVITALYPAGTVLLARTVLAERMYRTQVIGLGTAAVAVSLLALT; from the coding sequence GTGATCGCTCTGCTGCTGGCTCTGGGCAGTTCTCTGTCCTACGGATGCGCCGATTTCCTCGGCGGTCTCGGCGCCCGCAAGGCCCACGTCCTGCGCACCGTGATGATCGCCGCTCCGGCCTCGCTCGCCGTTGAGCTGCTGCTGTGGCCCTTTTTCGGCGCCTCCTTCGCCCCGGTCACCCTCGCGTGGGGTGCCGCCTCCGGTGTCGCGTCGGCCGCCGCCTTCGCCCTGCTCTACCGCACGCTCGCGATCGGCCCGATGAACGTGCTCTCGCCCGTGACCGCGCTGATCTCGGCGATGCTGCCGGTCGGTGTCGGACTGCTGCAGGGCGAGCACTTGGGCGCGGCCGGGCTGATCGGCCTGCCGCTTGCGCTCGCGGCGGTGGTGCTGGTCAGCGCCGGACGGGGTGCCGGTAGCGCGCGCCCGGCGCGCGCCGCGCTGCTGATGGCCTTCGGCGCCGGGGCCGCCATCGCCCTGCAGCTGATCTTCCTGCACCAGGCTCCCTCTGACAGCGGCGTCGGACCACTCATCGTCGGACGGGCCGTGTCGTCCGCGGTCACGCTGACTGCTGCCGGGGCGATGTACCAGCGGCTGGGCTCGGAGAAGCCCGCCTACGCGATGTCGGCGGCGGCAGGCGTGCTGGACTCGGTGGCCAACCTGCTGTTCCTGCTCGCGGCCCGCGGCGGCGACCTGGCCGTCGTCGCCGTGATCACCGCCCTGTACCCGGCCGGCACCGTCCTGCTCGCCCGCACCGTGCTCGCCGAACGGATGTATCGCACGCAGGTCATCGGCCTGGGCACGGCCGCCGTCGCCGTCAGCCTCCTTGCCCTCACCTGA